In Metarhizium brunneum chromosome 3, complete sequence, a genomic segment contains:
- the Tf2-2_0 gene encoding Transposon Tf2-2 polyprotein, which yields MAPRETTTASGSNETREGPTTISAHDMLAEIIRLRERVQQMEEERQEQATTAATIKKDLGEILRPRAPGPYDGSPGALQGFLTQLRAYHRQFPTKMEESSAKVLHAGGCMTGVALAWFEPIMRDYLNKEKDDREEETNTIFESYDEFEKAIKKAFGTVDEARAAEYYIDGLKQKGSASDYAARFRQLASQLDWEDEPLMSAFYKGLKEEVKDELYRENRPDNLSDYIAMAVRIDDRQYQRRIQKKQGKGTWSPAKGKSYQANQRRKRDEPIAYGHTLNPGRMELDATKKDDKKEKKCYNCGKPGHFANKCKKPRKEWKPVPEGGKKQLNSTNQQKIEVTESEVEHKNLNWTFCYDDNCYVHMSSKQERGWFPKEPRKPKKKIMNFIGNGLQVAKQLVQEDLDEQSMEKRTLAMTGRKELHEPKSPEYLDEDSHQEILDWVRQQAEARKNRREQQYREEQDAQILTTFDEPEDRVREMSVDDDNAILDTPEASEDERSEEETPARLTATQEQAVQRYFPAPTGKHFAIPILAVDTTTAMENQTLWFPEGEKEDDPRLSPRHAEHTRLAWASCAFAMCQAHFQTKARLDAFPIRMKGYPIKAPYFRWELLEWRVKIINNDQTMILEPDSNTPIKCRAHTDPTDNGRSDKMVLDAEVMGHRVRILVDSGAMGNYISPRVVNRYQLPWKHKEAPYELTDIEGKLFAYNDGIINQETDHLEVQIQSHSEVIQLDVMDVSEHDLVLGYPWLWESNPLINWRTGQLKWNETSGQQNQQNSEERTKFRHNLAHEQSSEEKEPSSKLSKDQRQQTSGRKAVKTIGSTVTTSTALQTGIRTTISNKKTKAKIRKVIATLRKDLANTNKKLEGEKRNENDKDDKSPITKEERLKNIPKEYRKYEKLFAEELETGLPEHSQWDHQIELIDGKSTTFHKIYNLNARELETLREYIDEMLAKGYIRASTSEAGYPVMFVPKKNGKLRLVVDYRRLNAITMKDRTPLPLISELRDRLHGMNWFTALDLKGAYNLIRIKKGHEWKTAFRTKFGLFEYLVMPFGLTNAPATFQRMINSVLRKYLDNFVVVYLDDILIFSKTLEDHKRHVHKVLQALQDAKLLVEPAKSKFHTQEVDFLGHTIRPNEIRMEKTKIEAVRNWPTPKNVKDIQSFRGFANYYRRFIKSYGEIAAPLDELTKKDKQWNWNDEAQCAFDKIKELITSEPVLRTFDPEKETELETDSSDFALGAQVGQRDDDGKLHPIAFYSKKLHGAELNYPIYDKEFLAIINAFKEFRHYLMGSKHKVKVYTDHKNISHFATTQQLNGRQIRWAEYLSEFDYEIIHRKGSENGRADALSRRSDYDTGVPTATGPLLEINKNGNFQQKQLNAILKVQKEDPVYGKIHQWATDNIQHIGDVPTGCTCHPGGVPMYGEKIWIPPELQEECIKEMHEHPVYGHQGIRKTLDKIRRQYDFSGIKKMVEKVVNECIQCGKSKASRHKPYGELQPLPVPTRPWESIAFDHITKLPMSKEPMTNVEYDSIFVVTDRLTKYGYFLPYREASNAEELAYVFLRTIASNHGLPEEIISDRGSTFTSKFWQALMAQLGTNHKLSTAYHPQTDGQTERLNQTLEQYLRCYINHQQDDWVKWLPTAQLAYNSSISESTKQTPAYANYGFNPEVFRTQREGPQAERAMLQADELKRLHEEMRHELEFVRNRMAQYHNRKRSKGPIFGEGDMVYLLRRNIKTTRPSDKLDYKKLGPFAIKKRISTNNYELSLPKTMRNHPINGS from the exons atggcaccacgcgagactaccaccgcatctggatccaatgaaacccgagagggaccaaccaccatctctgctcacgacatgcttgctgagatcatacgccttcgggaacgggtccaacagatggaagaagaacggcaggaacaagccacgactgcggccacaattaaaaaggacttgggagaaatccttagacccagggcaccaggaccgtacgacggatccccgggtgcgcttcaaggattcctcactcaactcagggcttaccaccgacaattcccgaccaaaatggaagaatcctctgccaaggtactgcacgcaggagggtgtatgacgggagtggcactcgcatggtttgaacccattatgagggactaccttaacaaagaaaaagacgaccgcgaagaagaaaccaacaccattttcgaaagttacgatgaattcgaaaaagctatcaaaaaggcctttggaacagttgacgaagctagggctgctgagtactacatcgacgggctcaagcagaagggatcggcatccgattatgccgctcgcttcagacaacttgcatctcagcttgactgggaggacgaacctcttatgtcagctttctataaaggacttaaggaagaagtcaaagatgaactctacagggagaacagaccagacaacttatcggactacatcgctatggcggtacgaatcgacgacagacagtatcagcgacgcatacagaagaaacagggtaaaggaacctggagccctgccaaagggaagagttaccaagccaatcaacgcagaaagcgtgacgaacctattgcctatggtcacactcttaaccctggacgaatggagcttgacgctaccaagaaagacgacaaaaaggaaaagaaatgctacaactgcggaaaaccaggacatttcgccaataaatgcaagaaacccaggaaagaatggaagccagtaccagaaggaggtaagaaacaactcaattctactaaccaacagaaaatcgaagttaccgaatcagaggtggaacataagaacctcaactggaccttctgctatgacgacaactgctacgttcacatgagcagcaaacaagaaagaggatggtttccaaaagaaccaagaaaaccaaagaagaaaattatgaacttcataggaaacggactgcaagtagccaaacaactggtacaagaagacctggacgaacaatcaatggaaaagagaacgcttgcaatgacgggacgaaaggaactccatgaaccaaaatcgccagaatatttggacgaagactcgcaccaagaaattctcgattgggtgcgacaacaagcagaagcaaggaagaatcgaagggaacaacaatatagggaggagcaagacgcacaaatcctcaccaccttcgacgaaccggaagatagagtaagggaaatgagcgtcgatgacgacaacgcaatcctagatactccagaagcgtccgaagacgaacgaagcgaggaagaaacgcctgcaaggctgacagccacacaagaacaagctgtacagcgatatttccccgcaccaacaggaaaacatttcgcaattcctattctagcagtggacaccaccacggcaatggaaaaccagacactatggtttccggaaggagagaaggaagacgatcctagactctcaccaagacacgcggaacatacacgtttagcatgggcatcatgcgcgtttgcaatgtgccaggcacactttcaaaccaaggcacgattggatgcgtttccgatcaggatgaaaggatatccgatcaaagcaccatacttcagatgggaactcctagaatggagagtgaagataatcaataacgatcaaacgatgatcttggaacccgattcaaacacacccatcaaatgccgagctcatacagatcctacggac aacggacgaagcgacaaaatggtattagacgccgaagtcatgggacatcgcgttcgcatacttgtggacagtggcgcgatgggcaactatatctcacccagagttgtgaatcgttaccaactaccgtggaaacacaaagaggcaccatacgagttaactgatatcgaaggaaaactttttgcctataatgacggaatcattaaccaagagactgatcatctcgaagtacagattcaaagtcattcagaagtgattcaactcgatgttatggacgtatcggaacacgacctagtgttagggtacccatggttatgggagagtaacccactgatcaactggaggacaggccaactgaagtggaacgagacttcaggccaacagaatcagcagaattcggaagaaagaacgaaatttcgtcataacttagctcatgaacagagttctgaagaaaaagaaccttcaagcaagttatccaaggaccaacgacaacaaacaagcggcagaaaagcagtcaaaacaattggatccaccgtaacgacctcgacggcgctacaaaccgggatacgaacaacaataagcaacaagaagacaaaagccaagatccgaaaggttattgccaccttaaggaaagacctcgcgaacacaaacaagaaactcgaaggagaaaagaggaacgagaacgataaagacgacaaaagcccaataacgaaagaagaaagactcaagaatatccctaaggaataccggaaatacgaaaaattattcgcagaagaattagaaaccggattaccagaacacagccaatgggatcatcagattgaattgatagacggaaagtcgacaacattccataagatttacaacttaaacgcaagagaactcgaaacactacgggagtacatcgacgagatgttagcgaaaggctacatcagagcatccacatcagaagctggatacccagttatgtttgttccaaagaaaaacgggaaactgcggttagtagtggactatcggcgattgaacgcgattaccatgaaggatcgaacaccgttgccactaatatcggaactacgggaccgattgcacggaatgaattggttcaccgctttggacctgaagggagcatacaatttgattcgaataaagaaaggccatgaatggaagacagcctttagaacgaagttcggactattcgaatacctggtaatgccattcgggcttaccaacgcaccagcgacattccaacgaatgatcaacagcgtactacgaaaatatttggacaattttgtggtagtgtatctggacgatatactgatcttctcaaaaaccctggaagaccacaaaagacatgtacacaaggtactacaagcgctacaagacgcgaagttactagtggaaccagcaaaaagcaaattccatacccaggaagtagacttcctaggacacacgatacgaccaaacgagatacgaatggaaaagacaaagattgaggcagtaaggaactggccaacaccgaagaatgtcaaggacatacaaagctttagaggctttgcgaactattacaggagattcatcaagagctacggcgaaatcgcagcacccttggatgaactcaccaagaaggataagcagtggaattggaacgatgaggcgcaatgtgcctttgacaagatcaaagaactcatcacatccgaacctgttttgagaaccttcgacccagaaaaagaaacggaactagaaaccgactcatcagactttgctctaggagcacaagttggacaaagagacgatgacggaaaactacaccctattgcgttctactcgaagaaacttcatggagcagaactcaactaccccatctacgacaaagaattcctagcaatcatcaatgctttcaaggaatttagacactatctcatgggaagcaaacacaaagttaaggtgtataccgatcataagaacatctctcattttgcgacgacgcaacaattgaatggacgacaaattcgatgggccgaatatctttcagaattcgactacgaaatcatccatcgaaaaggatccgagaacggacgagcagacgctctaagtcgaagaagcgactacgatacaggagtacctacagcaacaggaccactccttgagatcaataaaaatggcaatttccagcagaaacaactgaatgccatattgaaagtacagaaagaagacccagtatacggcaaaatacaccaatgggcaacagacaatatacaacacattggggacgtaccgacgggatgcacatgccacccaggaggagtaccaatgtatggagagaaaatctggataccaccagaattacaagaagaatgcatcaaagaaatgcatgaacatccagtctacggacatcaaggaatccgcaagacactggataagatacgacgacaatacgatttctcaggaatcaagaaaatggtcgaaaaggttgtcaacgaatgcatacaatgcggaaaaagtaaggcttcacgacataagccatacggagaactgcaaccattaccagtaccaacacgaccatgggaatcgatagctttcgatcatattacgaagctaccaatgtcaaaagaaccaatgaccaacgtggaatatgacagcatattcgtggtcacggatagactcacaaaatacggatactttttaccgtacagagaagcaagcaatgcagaagaacttgcatatgtgttcttacgaacaatagcaagtaaccatggactgccagaagaaatcatatcggacagaggaagtacatttacttctaagttttggcaagcacttatggcacaacttggaacgaatcacaagttaagcaccgcataccatccacagacagatggacagacggaaagattgaaccagacgcttgaacagtatctacgatgttacatcaatcatcaacaggacgattgggttaaatggttacctacagcgcaattggcttacaatagctcgatatcagaatcgacaaagcaaacaccagcctacgccaattacggatttaatcccgaagtatttcgaacacagcgcgaaggaccgcaagcagaacgagcgatgctgcaagcagatgaactgaagagattgcacgaagaaatgcgacacgaattggaattcgtacgaaacagaatggcacaataccataatcgtaaaagatcgaagggaccaatctttggggagggagacatggtctacctactccgacgaaacatcaaaacaacgcgaccaagcgacaaattggactacaaaaaattaggaccattcgctatcaagaaaagaatatcgacaaacaactacgaactttcattaccaaagactatgaggaatcatcctata aacggatcttag
- the Tf2-12_11 gene encoding Transposon Tf2-12 polyprotein, protein MAPRETTTASGSNETREGPTTISAHDMLAEIIRLRERVQQMEEERQEQATTAATIKKDLGEILRPRAPGPYDGSPGALQGFLTQLRAYHRQFPTKMEESSAKVLHAGGCMTGVALAWFEPIMRDYLNKEKDDREEETNTIFESYDEFEKAIKKAFGTVDEARAAEYYIDGLKQKGSASDYAARFRQLASQLDWEDEPLMSAFYKGLKEEVKDELYRENRPDNLSDYIAMAVRIDDRQYQRRIQKKQGKGTWSPAKGKSYQANQRRKRDEPIAYGHTLNPGRMELDATKKDDKKEKKCYNCGKPGHFANKCKKPRKEWKPVPEGGKKQLNSTNQQKIEVTESEVEHKNLNWTFCYDDNCYVHMSSKQERGWFPKEPRKPKKKIMNFIGNGLQVAKQLVQEDLDEQSMEKRTLAMTGRKELHEPKSPEYLDEDSHQEILDWVRQQAEARKNRREQQYREEQDAQILTTFDEPEDRVREMSVDDDNAILDTPEASEDERSEEETPARLTATQEQAVQRYFPAPTGKHFAIPILAVDTTTAMENQTLWFPEGEKEDDPRLSPRHAEHTRLAWASCAFAMCQAHFQTKARLDAFPIRMKGYPIKAPYFRWELLEWRVKIINNDQTMILEPDSNTPIKCRAHTDPTDNGRSDKMVLDAEVMGHRVRILVDSGAMGNYISPRVVNRYQLPWKHKEAPYELTDIEGKLFAYNDGIINQETDHLEVQIQSHSEVIQLDVMDVSEHDLVLGYPWLWESNPLINWRTGQLKWNETSGQQNQQNSEERTKFRHNLAHEQSSEEKEPSSKLSKDQRQQTSGRKAVKTIGSTVTTSTALQTGIRTTISNKKTKAKIRKVIATLRKDLANTNKKLEGEKRNENDKDDKSPITKEERLKNIPKEYRKYEKLFAEELETGLPEHSQWDHQIELIDGKSTTFHKIYNLNARELETLREYIDEMLAKGYIRASTSEAGYPVMFVPKKNGKLRLVVDYRRLNAITMKDRTPLPLISELRDRLHGMNWFTALDLKGAYNLIRIKKGHEWKTAFRTKFGLFEYLVMPFGLTNAPATFQRMINSVLRKYLDNFVVVYLDDILIFSKTLEDHKRHVHKVLQALQDAKLLVEPAKSKFHTQEVDFLGHTIRPNEIRMEKTKIEAVRNWPTPKNVKDIQSFRGFANYYRRFIKSYGEIAAPLDELTKKDKQWNWNDEAQCAFDKIKELITSEPVLRTFDPEKETELETDSSDFALGAQVGQRDDDGKLHPIAFYSKKLHGAELNYPIYDKEFLAIINAFKEFRHYLMGSKHKVKVYTDHKNISHFATTQQLNGRQIRWAEYLSEFDYEIIHRKGSENGRADALSRRSDYDTGVPTATGPLLEINKNGNFQQKQLNAILKVQKEDPVYGKIHQWATDNIQHIGDVPTGCTCHPGGVPMYGEKIWIPPELQEECIKEMHEHPVYGHQGIRKTLDKIRRQYDFSGIKKMVEKVVNECIQCGKSKASRHKPYGELQPLPVPTRPWESIAFDHITKLPMSKEPMTNVEYDSIFVVTDRLTKYGYFLPYREASNAEELAYVFLRTIASNHGLPEEIISDRGSTFTSKFWQALMAQLGTNHKLSTAYHPQTDGQTERLNQTLEQYLRCYINHQQDDWVKWLPTAQLAYNSSISESTKQTPAYANYGFNPEVFRTQREGPQAERAMLQADELKRLHEEMRHELEFVRNRMAQYHNRKRSKGPIFGEGDMVYLLRRNIKTTRPSDKLDYKKLGPFAIKKRISTNNYELSLPKTMRNHPIVHISLLEKAPNNAPAEEDIEVMNETEYEVERILDMRTRNKTRQYLIKWKSYGDEENTWEPTEHLKNCQHLLRQYHQQHSTRHPQTQRSNPTRQ, encoded by the exons atggcaccacgcgagactaccaccgcatctggatccaatgaaacccgagagggaccaaccaccatctctgctcacgacatgcttgctgagatcatacgccttcgggaacgggtccaacagatggaagaagaacggcaggaacaagccacgactgcggccacaattaaaaaggacttgggagaaatccttagacccagggcaccaggaccgtacgacggatccccgggtgcgcttcaaggattcctcactcaactcagggcttaccaccgacaattcccgaccaaaatggaagaatcctctgccaaggtactgcacgcaggagggtgtatgacgggagtggcactcgcatggtttgaacccattatgagggactaccttaacaaagaaaaagacgaccgcgaagaagaaaccaacaccattttcgaaagttacgatgaattcgaaaaagctatcaaaaaggcctttggaacagttgacgaagctagggctgctgagtactacatcgacgggctcaagcagaagggatcggcatccgattatgccgctcgcttcagacaacttgcatctcagcttgactgggaggacgaacctcttatgtcagctttctataaaggacttaaggaagaagtcaaagatgaactctacagggagaacagaccagacaacttatcggactacatcgctatggcggtacgaatcgacgacagacagtatcagcgacgcatacagaagaaacagggtaaaggaacctggagccctgccaaagggaagagttaccaagccaatcaacgcagaaagcgtgacgaacctattgcctatggtcacactcttaaccctggacgaatggagcttgacgctaccaagaaagacgacaaaaaggaaaagaaatgctacaactgcggaaaaccaggacatttcgccaataaatgcaagaaacccaggaaagaatggaagccagtaccagaaggaggtaagaaacaactcaattctactaaccaacagaaaatcgaagttaccgaatcagaggtggaacataagaacctcaactggaccttctgctatgacgacaactgctacgttcacatgagcagcaaacaagaaagaggatggtttccaaaagaaccaagaaaaccaaagaagaaaattatgaacttcataggaaacggactgcaagtagccaaacaactggtacaagaagacctggacgaacaatcaatggaaaagagaacgcttgcaatgacgggacgaaaggaactccatgaaccaaaatcgccagaatatttggacgaagactcgcaccaagaaattctcgattgggtgcgacaacaagcagaagcaaggaagaatcgaagggaacaacaatatagggaggagcaagacgcacaaatcctcaccaccttcgacgaaccggaagatagagtaagggaaatgagcgtcgatgacgacaacgcaatcctagatactccagaagcgtccgaagacgaacgaagcgaggaagaaacgcctgcaaggctgacagccacacaagaacaagctgtacagcgatatttccccgcaccaacaggaaaacatttcgcaattcctattctagcagtggacaccaccacggcaatggaaaaccagacactatggtttccggaaggagagaaggaagacgatcctagactctcaccaagacacgcggaacatacacgtttagcatgggcatcatgcgcgtttgcaatgtgccaggcacactttcaaaccaaggcacgattggatgcgtttccgatcaggatgaaaggatatccgatcaaagcaccatacttcagatgggaactcctagaatggagagtgaagataatcaataacgatcaaacgatgatcttggaacccgattcaaacacacccatcaaatgccgagctcatacagatcctacggac aacggacgaagcgacaaaatggtattagacgccgaagtcatgggacatcgcgttcgcatacttgtggacagtggcgcgatgggcaactatatctcacccagagttgtgaatcgttaccaactaccgtggaaacacaaagaggcaccatacgagttaactgatatcgaaggaaaactttttgcctataatgacggaatcattaaccaagagactgatcatctcgaagtacagattcaaagtcattcagaagtgattcaactcgatgttatggacgtatcggaacacgacctagtgttagggtacccatggttatgggagagtaacccactgatcaactggaggacaggccaactgaagtggaacgagacttcaggccaacagaatcagcagaattcggaagaaagaacgaaatttcgtcataacttagctcatgaacagagttctgaagaaaaagaaccttcaagcaagttatccaaggaccaacgacaacaaacaagcggcagaaaagcagtcaaaacaattggatccaccgtaacgacctcgacggcgctacaaaccgggatacgaacaacaataagcaacaagaagacaaaagccaagatccgaaaggttattgccaccttaaggaaagacctcgcgaacacaaacaagaaactcgaaggagaaaagaggaacgagaacgataaagacgacaaaagcccaataacgaaagaagaaagactcaagaatatccctaaggaataccggaaatacgaaaaattattcgcagaagaattagaaaccggattaccagaacacagccaatgggatcatcagattgaattgatagacggaaagtcgacaacattccataagatttacaacttaaacgcaagagaactcgaaacactacgggagtacatcgacgagatgttagcgaaaggctacatcagagcatccacatcagaagctggatacccagttatgtttgttccaaagaaaaacgggaaactgcggttagtagtggactatcggcgattgaacgcgattaccatgaaggatcgaacaccgttgccactaatatcggaactacgggaccgattgcacggaatgaattggttcaccgctttggacctgaagggagcatacaatttgattcgaataaagaaaggccatgaatggaagacagcctttagaacgaagttcggactattcgaatacctggtaatgccattcgggcttaccaacgcaccagcgacattccaacgaatgatcaacagcgtactacgaaaatatttggacaattttgtggtagtgtatctggacgatatactgatcttctcaaaaaccctggaagaccacaaaagacatgtacacaaggtactacaagcgctacaagacgcgaagttactagtggaaccagcaaaaagcaaattccatacccaggaagtagacttcctaggacacacgatacgaccaaacgagatacgaatggaaaagacaaagattgaggcagtaaggaactggccaacaccgaagaatgtcaaggacatacaaagctttagaggctttgcgaactattacaggagattcatcaagagctacggcgaaatcgcagcacccttggatgaactcaccaagaaggataagcagtggaattggaacgatgaggcgcaatgtgcctttgacaagatcaaagaactcatcacatccgaacctgttttgagaaccttcgacccagaaaaagaaacggaactagaaaccgactcatcagactttgctctaggagcacaagttggacaaagagacgatgacggaaaactacaccctattgcgttctactcgaagaaacttcatggagcagaactcaactaccccatctacgacaaagaattcctagcaatcatcaatgctttcaaggaatttagacactatctcatgggaagcaaacacaaagttaaggtgtataccgatcataagaacatctctcattttgcgacgacgcaacaattgaatggacgacaaattcgatgggccgaatatctttcagaattcgactacgaaatcatccatcgaaaaggatccgagaacggacgagcagacgctctaagtcgaagaagcgactacgatacaggagtacctacagcaacaggaccactccttgagatcaataaaaatggcaatttccagcagaaacaactgaatgccatattgaaagtacagaaagaagacccagtatacggcaaaatacaccaatgggcaacagacaatatacaacacattggggacgtaccgacgggatgcacatgccacccaggaggagtaccaatgtatggagagaaaatctggataccaccagaattacaagaagaatgcatcaaagaaatgcatgaacatccagtctacggacatcaaggaatccgcaagacactggataagatacgacgacaatacgatttctcaggaatcaagaaaatggtcgaaaaggttgtcaacgaatgcatacaatgcggaaaaagtaaggcttcacgacataagccatacggagaactgcaaccattaccagtaccaacacgaccatgggaatcgatagctttcgatcatattacgaagctaccaatgtcaaaagaaccaatgaccaacgtggaatatgacagcatattcgtggtcacggatagactcacaaaatacggatactttttaccgtacagagaagcaagcaatgcagaagaacttgcatatgtgttcttacgaacaatagcaagtaaccatggactgccagaagaaatcatatcggacagaggaagtacatttacttctaagttttggcaagcacttatggcacaacttggaacgaatcacaagttaagcaccgcataccatccacagacagatggacagacggaaagattgaaccagacgcttgaacagtatctacgatgttacatcaatcatcaacaggacgattgggttaaatggttacctacagcgcaattggcttacaatagctcgatatcagaatcgacaaagcaaacaccagcctacgccaattacggatttaatcccgaagtatttcgaacacagcgcgaaggaccgcaagcagaacgagcgatgctgcaagcagatgaactgaagagattgcacgaagaaatgcgacacgaattggaattcgtacgaaacagaatggcacaataccataatcgtaaaagatcgaagggaccaatctttggggagggagacatggtctacctactccgacgaaacatcaaaacaacgcgaccaagcgacaaattggactacaaaaaattaggaccattcgctatcaagaaaagaatatcgacaaacaactacgaactttcattaccaaagactatgaggaatcatcctatagtacacatttcacttcttgagaaagcaccaaacaatgcaccagcagaagaagacatcgaagtcatgaacgaaacggaatatgaagtagaacggatcttagacatgaggacaagaaacaaaacacgccaatatctcattaaatggaaaagctatggagacgaggaaaacacatgggaacctacggagcacctgaagaattgccagcacctattacggcagtatcaccagcagcattcaacaaggcatccccaaacacagcgttccaatccaacacgtcaatag